AAACCGGAATCGATGAGCTTGGTCTCGGAGAAATCGTCAACCTGACAATCGAGGAGGTTCTCGGAAAACTACCGGTGATAGAAGACTGAGTAGGGCAGGCACATTAAGCCCGTAATTAATTGCGCTATCTCAAAATAATCTTCTTCTCGTATCTCGGATCGACTGCGGGATTCCTGATCGGTGAATTTCTTATCCGTAAAATTTCCAACGTGCAATTGGATCTATGGGGAATTATGACGCGGGGAATCAAGGGTGAGCTTCCGGTATTACTCGGTCTTTTGTTGTCGGGAATCATCGGAACCGTCGCAGGGGCAAGTTTCATCAAAAAAGGTAAAATCAGAGCTCTTTTGGGAGCCGCCGGAGGATTCTTCGGTTTGGCAATCGCTGCAACGGCGATATTCAACGTAAGCGCATTCAACAGGATTTACTATATCATATATCCTCTCTTTACACTTTCGGGCTGGGAGCTCGGAATCTATCTTCATAAAAACTATATCAATAAGCCTGATTCAGAAAATTGACCGGACACCGGTTTAGAACGGCGTTGAAGCGTATGCGTATTATCATACGAAAAAAAATCTCTAATATCATTTGACGGATAAAATTCGTAATTTTCTCAATACAACAGAGAAGTTTCCCGGTCGGATAAATTAGCAGGGCAAATATGACGGCGTTCAGAAATATGATGGTTTTTTAAACGAGCATGGATGAGGAGACCCGGCGAGTACTGATTGTTGAGGATGATGAGTCTATTGCCGATACAATTAAAGAATCTTTAGAGTATTTAGGATATGAAGTCAGTGACTCGGTTACGAACGGTGAAGATGCCCTGAAGAGGATAAAGGCGGACGAACCGGATATAGTCCTGATGGATATTGAGATTCCGGGGGAATTGGACGGAATTCAGACCGCGGAAGAACTGATTGCAATAAGTAACGTTCCTGTCGTATATCTGACCGGAAGGAGCGACGATGAAACGCTTGAGAGGGCGATAAAAACGGCTCCGTATGGATATATAATTA
This genomic interval from Candidatus Neomarinimicrobiota bacterium contains the following:
- a CDS encoding response regulator is translated as MDEETRRVLIVEDDESIADTIKESLEYLGYEVSDSVTNGEDALKRIKADEPDIVLMDIEIPGELDGIQTAEELIAISNVPVVYLTGRSDDETLERAIKTAPYGYIIKPFKPDDLKIAIEIALNKHELDEGRENLLSRLQGVISKIVSKYIGPEKLGPNSKNWFK